In the genome of Vicia villosa cultivar HV-30 ecotype Madison, WI linkage group LG7, Vvil1.0, whole genome shotgun sequence, one region contains:
- the LOC131619368 gene encoding UPF0161 protein At3g09310-like — MATVVFPLILNTSTTPSQFNFHPNTIPNPNFTSLNINFSKPSSSRSTPSLRATHHDSNNPQTPQGEISPILPRSCRFSTCSEYSMEAYKNYGVLKGTTLTVWHLCRCNPLGRSGYDPPRWFGEIKQGEELDD, encoded by the exons ATGGCGACAGTTgttttccctctcattctcaacACTTCCACAACTCCCTCCCAATTCAACTTCCATCCTAACACAATTCCAAACCCTAATTTCACTTCTCTCAATATCAATTTCAGCAAACCCTCATCATCACGTTCCACCCCTTCCCTTCGCGCAACACACCATGATTCCAACAACCCTCAAACTCCACAAG GGGAAATTTCGCCAATCTTGCCGAGGAGCTGTCGTTTTTCGACTTGCAGTGAGTATTCCATGGAGGCATATAAGAATTATGGTGTTTTGAAGGGTACAACTTTGACTGTGTGGCATCTGTGTCGTTGCAACCCTCTTG GTAGGTCTGGATATGATCCTCCAAGATGGTTTGGTGAGATTAAACAAGGGGAAGAACTTGATGATTGA